A region from the Coffea eugenioides isolate CCC68of chromosome 9, Ceug_1.0, whole genome shotgun sequence genome encodes:
- the LOC113782250 gene encoding uncharacterized protein LOC113782250 — MEKTGLSWKEFEESLCKRFGNKICKDIVEEFNKIQQKGSVEDYQETFEKLKPLMLMKNLQLDEGYFVSSFISGLKEEIKPIIRMLKPTELSATYEMVQLQEYSLQLQNKQGKELQKSLVENKFGMHKSQPPNTNSGNLYRIPLASQHKFSSARKATPDNNSTRGFHHRKFSIEGHQCKMGHLNFFLGDEEEDTEFEDAVGEQDEHTGNPGTVMEMSLHILSESLKRKTIMITGQLDGEEVVILVDTGSSDSYINSELVIALDIPYRMVSPFSVIVGNGACVTSKAICPRVRWEVNQHKFGFDLKVMQLSGWHIMLGVDWMTHFSPITFDFHNLGISMKYQGEMVHLQGSSEDCELDLIGDKDLRHFIEYKKRCFAIRTMETDMASTSASEKTGEDQQPQEIRDLLEEFSVVIQQPVSLPPARACDHAIPLKPGAQPFKLKPYRYLHSQKDEIEKQVTMMLQHGIARNSNSPFASPVLLVKKKEGTWRFCVDCRKLNAITIKDCYPIPNVDELLNELAGSNKTRELHLWHLRIVLTILQENQLFAKRSKCSFAQTRVDYLGHTISEEGVSMDSSKVDSIVTWPTSQSVKDLRGFLGLAEYYRRFIKDYGIMCRPLTELLRKDAFV, encoded by the exons ATGGAAAAGACAGGCCTCagttggaaggaatttgaggaatCCTTGTGCAAGAGGTTTGGTAACAAAATTTGCAAAGATATAGTGGAAGAATTTAACAAGATTCAGCAGAAAGGGAGTGTTGAGGACTATCAAGAAACGTTTGAGAAGCTCAAGCCTTTAATGTTGAtgaaaaatctccaattagATGAAGGCTACTTTGTGTCAAGCTTTATTAGTGGACTTAAggaagaaattaaaccaatcaTCAGAATGCTTAAACCTACAGAGCTGTCTGCTACCTATGAGATGGTTCAATTGCAGGAGTACTCCTTGCAGTTGCAGAACAAACAAGGAAAGGAATTACAGAAAAGTCTAGTGGAAAATAAGTTTGGCATGCATAAAAGTCAGCCTCCAAATACAAACTCAGGAAATCTATACAGAATTCCCCTTGCTAGCCAGCACAAGTTCTCCAGTGCAAGAAAGGCAACTCCAGATAATAACTCCACCAGAGGATTTCACCACAGGAAATTCAGTATAGAAG GACATCAGTGCAAGATGGGACACTTAAACTTCTTCCTTGGGGATGAAGAAGAGGACACAGAATTTGAGGATGCAGTGGGGGAACAGGATGAGCACACTGGGAATCCAGGAACTGTTATGGAAATGTCCTTACATATATTGTCAGAATCTCTCAAGAGGAAAACTATCATGATCACAGGGCAACTGGATGGAGAGGAAGTGGTAATCCTGGTGGATACAGGGAGTTCTGACAGTTACATTAATAGTGAGTTGGTCATTGCACTAGACATTCCCTATAGAATGGTTTCACCCTTCTCTGTCATTGTTGGGAATGGAGCATGTGTAACCAGCAAGGCTATCTGTCCCAGGGTCAGATGGGAAGTCAATCAACACAAATTTGGCTTTGATCTGAAGGTGATGCAACTGAGTGGCTGGCATATTATGCTGGGAGTGGATTGGATGACTCATTTTAGTCCTATCACGTTTGATTTTCACAACCTCGGAATCTCTATGAAGTATCAAGGAGAAATGGTTCATCTGCAAGGGAGTTCAGAGGATTGTGAGCTGGATCTGATCGGGGACAAGGATCTTAGGCACTTCATAGAGTACAAGAAAAGGTGCTTTGCTATAAGAACAATGGAGACAGACATGGCCTCAACAAGTGCCTCAGAAAAGACAGGAGAGGATCAGCAACCTCAGGAGATCAGAGACTTACTGGAGGAATTTTCAGTTGTCATTCAGCAACCTGTATCCTTACCACCTGCTAGGGCATGTGACCATGCAATTCCCTTGAAGCCAGGAGCTCAACCATTCAAGTTAAAGCCCTACAGATACCTCCATTCCCAGAAGGATGAAATTGAAAAACAAGTTACAATGATGTTGCAACATGGAATTGCAAGGAATAGCAACAGTCCATTTGCATCACCAGTTTTACTggtcaagaagaaggaaggtaCTTGGAGATTCTGTGTGGATTGCAGGAAACTGAATGCGATCACCATCAAGGATTGCTATCCCATTCCAAATGTGGACGAGCTGCTGAATGAATTAGCTGGATCCAA TAAGACACGGGAACTACACTTGTGGCACCTGAGGATAGTTCTAACTATACTCCAGGAAAATCAGTTGTTTGCCAAAAGATCCAAATGTTCATTTGCACAAACTAGAGTGGATTATTTGGGACACACCATCTCAGAAGAAGGAGTTAGCATGGATTCTTCCAAAGTGGACAGTATTGTGACCTGGCCTACATCTCAATCAGTGAAGGACTTAAGGGGATTTCTTGGACTCGCAGAGTACTACAGAAGATTCATTAAAGATTACGGGATTATGTGTAGACCACTGACAGAGCTACTGAGGAAGGATGCATTTGTCTAG